The following is a genomic window from Oligoflexus sp..
GCTGAGCCATCACGTGGTGAGAACCCCGGACGGCTCGGCCACCATCACCAGACTTCAGATCTTTGGTTTCAATCCGCCCGGAGCCCTCGGCATTGGCTTTGGCATTGATAATATCGCTCTGCGCTGCGCGCGCTAAACCTTGAAGACAGACTTCAGTCCCGCTATAAGGAATGGCCGCCCTGTGCGTTGGTTCCGGTGGCGTGACTGAATCCCCGTCTACGAGGTGAATAACCCATGAAAAGTTTTGGCAGCGACAACCATTCGGGCGTGCATGCGGACGTGCTTGCGGCTATCCACGAGGCCAACGCCGGTCATGAGCCGGCTTATGGTGCGGATGCTGTAACAGCGAAAGCAAGGCAGCTTTTTCAGAATACCTTTGGACCGGATGCCGAGGTCTTTTTCGTCTTCACAGGGACTGCGGCCAATACCCTGGCCATTCGTGGGCTTTGTCATCCTTTCGAAGCGGTGGTGGCGACGTCATGCGCGCATCTGAATGAGGATGAGTGCGGGGCTCCCGAGTTCGTGGCGGGCAATAAGATCCTCAGTTTTCCGCCTGTGGATGGGAAGCTTGCCTTGGATGTCATCGACCGCCTTAAGATCAATCCAAGCGATCCGCATCGCGTGGTACCGAAGCTCGTGACACTCACCCAGGCTACGGAGCTTGGAACGGTCTACAGTTTAAGCGAACTGCGGGCCATCACCGAGCGTGCTCATGCGCGCGGACTTTTGGTGCATATGGATGGGGCGCGACTGGCGAATGCTGCGGTTCATTTAGGTTGTGAACTTGGAGATGTGACGACGGCTGTCGGTGTGGATGCCCTGAGTTTTGGCGGGACGAAAAATGGACTTTTGTGTGCTGAGGCTTTGGTGTTTCTGAAAGAAGATCTATCCCCTTCGTTTGCATTCATGCGCAAGCAAAGCATGCAGCTGGCCTCGAAGATGCGTTATCTTTCCTGTCAGTTTATTCCCTATCTTCAGGATCAGCTGTGGAAGAAGAATGCCACGCAGGCGAATGCGATGGCGCTTTATCTGCGGGATCGTTTGACTCAACTGCCAGGAGTTGAAATTCCTTATCCCACTCAGGCGAACGAAGTGTTTGCGATCCTGCCTCCTGCTATCGGCAAGCACATGCAGGTGCAGGCGCGAGCTTATGCCTGGGATGGGGCCTTGCATCGGTTTGTGTGTTCGTTCGATACGACCCGCGCGGATGTGGACGAGTTATTCAAGGGGCTTTGAAACCTAGGCCCAACTCATGACAGATCCCTTGACTGCAGGGATCTGTTCGAGGACTTTCCCTGTCAAAATCTTCGACGTTTTTTCTAGCCTTCTTCCCTGAAATTTCATTAGATTCGGCCTCGCGGCTTTGGTTTTAAACTTGCTTTATTAACCTTGGCCGATATTGGATCTAACCTTGGAAGTGATCATGACGATTTTTGGTATTGATTTGGGAACCACCAATAGCCTTATCGCGCTCTATCGCGACGGTCGCGCCGAGCTGGCTCCAAACCGTTTCGGTCAGGTGCTCACACCGTCGATAGTCAGCCTGGATGACAACGGCGCCCTGATAGTCGGGTCTTTGGCTAAAGAAATCAGTATATTACAGCCTCATAAGGCGGCTCGGGTCTTCAAGCGCGGTATGGGGTCGACGCAGCGTTACAATGTGGGTTCAGCTTCCTATACGGCCGTGGAACTCTCGTCATTTGTTCTGCGGTCCCTTAAAGAGGACGCGGAACACCATTTTAAAATACCTGTCACCCGGGCTGTTATCAGCGTGCCCGCATATTTCAATAATCATCAGCGCCAGGCCACCATTCAGGCTGCTCAGCTGGCTGGAATAACCGTGGAACGTCTGATCAATGAACCCACGGCTGCAGCTCTGGCTTATAGCCTGCATGATCAGGAGGAGGATGCGCACATCCTCGTCCTCGATTTAGGCGGCGGCACCTTCGATGTCAGTATCATCGAGAAATTCGACGACATCATGGAAATTCATGCCAGTGGTGGGGACAATTTCCTCGGCGGCGAGGATTTCACCAAGGTGATGGAAAAAATTCTCGGCGAAAAAGCCGGACACCTCGCCCAGGACGCTGCCTTCGTGCGCAAGACCCCGCAGTATGCTGAACAGCTGAAAGTGGCCTTGGCCAATACAGACATGGCCAGTCTCGAAATTGTCGGCGCTGCTGATCGGAAGCGGATCGAAGTTTCAAGGCAGGAATTCGAGAAGAGGGCCGAGGAACTGATCGAGCGCATCAAGGCTCCCATCCTGCGTACGCTGCGCGATTCGGGTCTCAAACCTCAGGACATAACTCATGTGGTTCTTGTCGGCGGCAGCACGCGCCTTTTCTTTATGCGGCGGCTTGTGACCTCGCTTCTGGGCAAGATGCCCACCTCTCACCTCGATCCGGATACCGTGGTCGCGATCGGTGCGGCTTCGCAGGCTGCGTTAATTTCGAAGAATCAGGGTATAGCTGACAAGGTCCTCACGGATGTCTGCCCCTATTCCCTCGGTGTGGAAATTGCCCAATCGAGTGGTTCGGGTCAGTACGAAGCGGGCATTTTTTCGCCCATCATCGAACGCAATCAACCCATTCCTTGTTCACGCTCGGAGCTTTACAGGCCCATCCATCCGAAACAAAAAGAACTTAATCTCAGGATCTTTCAGGGGGAATCCCTCAAGGTTGAAAATAACATCCTGATCGGGGAGCTCTCAATTTCGCTCGGCAGGAAAGAACCCGAGAAGGAAAGCATTGAGGTGCGCTTCACTTATGATATTTCCGGGGTCCTGGAGGTCGAGGCCACGGTGGTGAGCACAGGAGCCAGGCATCGGATCATAATTAATAACAGCGCCTCCCATCTGAGTGATGCAGAGTTGAATCAGCGCTTTTTGGAGCTGGCTGCGCTGAAGATTCATCCGCGTGACCAGGCGGCCAACCAGCACCTTCTGACCAAAGCCGAAAGACTTTATGAAGAGACTTTGGGTGATGTCAGAAATTATCTCAGTGAACTGATCATCACCTTCAAAGGCATCCTGAATCAGCAGAATCCCCAAGAGATTGAGAAAGCGCAGCAGGACTTCGCGGAGCGGCTGGCCGAAATCGAAGGGAGATTGTGAAGTGAAGTATTGGGAAGTCCTGGGGCTTGCTCCAACCGAAGACATTAAAGAAATCAAACGCGCGTATGCCAGGCATTTGAAAACTCTTGATCTCAGTAAGGATGCGGCCGCTTTCCAGGTTCTGCGGGAGGCATATGATCAGGCCCTCGCAGCTGCCAAAGGTGTGAAGCAGGACGTTGCTCCGACCACGGCTCCCCCTCTTGTGATGAAACCCGTCGCAGGGCCCGGTACATTGGAGCCGCAAGACCCGGATATCAATCTTGAGGCTGAAATCAGGACTCGCAACTTTCAAACGGCTATGGACGCGGGGCTCGCCGAACTCTTCAAGCGCCTGATGCTGGACTATGGAGAGAAGGCCTGGAGTGTCTATATACGGCGCAGAAGCGAGATGGGGGAGCTTGGGTTTGATGGGTGCTTGCAGTGGGATCACAGGGTTTTTATGTGCCTTGTGCATTGGTCGGGGTCACCTTTTCCAGGAGCCTTTGCCGAAAGGTTCGCGCAGCATGCAGAGATTTTTCAGGACATCAAGTATCAGAAGGCTTATCCGTATGCCTTCTTTCTTTACTATGGGAAGCTGAAGAGTTATCGCAGCCTGCTCGAGAAGATCCGCAGAGATTCCAAGGATGCGGCATGGACCTATATCCTGGCCGCTCGGAGTGAGGCGTCGCATGAGAAAGCGGCTCGCAATTTGGTGACGTGGGCTGCTATGCGTCGACTTTTGGTTACCCTCGAAGACGAGAGTCCGGAACTGCTTCACACCATGTTTCACCAGGATACACTGGCGTTCTGGCAAAACAAGACCCGGGGCCTACCTCCGATATGGACTCCACGCGGCTTTCTTTGGGGGCTTTGGGGTGTGATGTTTCTTCCGGTCATTCTCACGACTTCTCTGGGTTGGGATCTGCGCAAGGATGATGCCGGCCTCAACCTCCTTGGCACCTTTGTCTTTGGCTATTTCCATCGCTGGTTTTTCTATGCGCTCGCCAACGTCCTGCGCTACCGTCGCATCGGGCGGCTCGACGATAGCCTTGCGAAGGTGCTGATGCGCCCCAAAATGCGCGTGGCCTCCCTGGTGACGGCGGTTATCGCTGCTGTCGGCTGCTACCTGCTGCCGCTTCCATGGGCCGGCATCCTGCCCATTCTTTCTCTTTTTGCGTTCTGGCTCGCTCTCGGCCCTACTTATTTCCAGATGGCGATACCGAACGGGATTGTAGCCATGCTTGTCATCGTGGATCTCATCCAACGAATGCCAGAGAATAACGTGTTTCTGGCGACGTTCGTGCCGGTCACGTATGTGGCGCTGGGAGTCTTGTATGTCGTGCGACTCGGTTACGCCCGCGTTGTTGATCGTGTCCCGTCGTGGATTTCACCGACAGTTCGAGGTTTGATCCTGTTCTTTGTTTCAGGATTGATTGTGAGGTTCGGTCTTCAGTTGATTCTGAGGTTGACGGGATCCTGATGAGTGGGGGGCGCTTGCTGTCTCATCCTGATAGCCCCATCAGGCATCCATGAGCCATTGAACGATCAGTAGAAACTTGATATCAACTTGGCCAAGAACGAGAACATGTCCTCATACTATCCATTGAAAAAATGAACCTTGGTCTCGGCCTGGAATCGCCAAATTCCACCGAATTCTTACTGCCGATATTCCCAACACGTCCATCCAAGTCTTAAACAGATTTGGAGCAATGGATTCCATGTACTACGCGAGGCACAGTCCATGCATCATGGACTGCCATCAACCAAGAGGACAGATCATGACTTCAAAAAGCCTGACTATGATCGCACTCGTCGTTTCCCTGGCTGCCTGCAAAAAAGACGCTGATTCAGCGTCATCTCCATCGAAGCTTGAAAACGGGTTTTACATGGAAGAGACCTTTTGTGATGAAGATCAGTTTATAACCGCCACATATGTCTCTGGCGAAAACTATAGCTTCGCTTATCTCTATGTGACCCCCGAAACATGTGAAGCTTCCAATATTTCAGAAGCCAACGTGATAGCTTATAGTTTGGAACCGGCCGGAAAATTTTCTGACTTCGTCAAAGAAGCTGCCGAAGCCGGTTACACTGTTCGTGAAAAGAATGGGGCCATCCAGATCGTAGCTAACGATGGCAGTATGGAAAGTATTCGAACCAGGAAGATCGGTGCAGTGGATCGCAACAAGGAAATCAGTCTGAACGTGTCTGACGTTAAGATTGAGAAGCAGGATGATATGAGAAATATCAGCCTCAGGGTGAGCGTCAACGGCCCTGTGCTGAGTTATGAACCCTCTGTGTGGTGTGATTCATCGGTTGAGGCAGGAACGACTTCGCGACTTGATAAGGTGGAGTTCCAAGGACAAGGCACGTCCTTTACGGTGCAGGCCGTTGTCAATGATCCCACGGACTCCAACCGATATACCTTTCCAGCCAAATGCCAGGTATCCATCGGAATCTATATTGAGTCCGAAGATACCCCTGGGACAGCATCCCGCACTCTTCTTGATATAGCCTTTGGAAATAAGTTCGGAGTTGAGTAGCAAGAAACCGCGGCCCCACTGCGCAGAAGCTTGAGGAATCGGGCTTCCGCTGGTGGAGGAACCGGGCTGTAGGGATCATTCTGAACTCGCCTTGCACCCTTCCCGGACTAAAAAGACACTTTTTACATTTTCCTGACCATCCGGCTTAATTTGCGGCATCCGCCTGCAACCCGCGTGTTTGGGTCAGCAAGGCTTTTGTCGTGTTGATGTTCTACCCCGTGGGATTCGATGGAAATATGGCTACTATATCATGCCTAAGCATTTTGCTCAGCAAAGTGGGCTTGATAGGAGGTATTACTGATATGTTTCCTGAAAATTGATACTATTCCATGTCATTGCATACTGTCGTGTCGTCGTGGAACCATTCGATCCCAAATCCTAATTCCGTTTCCCTTGGGCAGCCTTTTCTCATGACGTCGTATTCCAGATCAAAGCACGACGCGGATTTTCCAGTGCAGTCTTCGGGTAGAGACTCCCGTCCTAAACTCCCAAAATAATCCATGCAAGTATCAGAGGTTTGCCTATAACAACCGCCTATCAGCTTTTCCTCAAAATACTCGTCAGCTAAGAAAACTTCTTCAAGACTGATTTTGGGGCAAGAGCCATTACGGTCTCCGATTGTCCTGGTAACTGGAAAACATGTGAGAGTCGAGCTGCTGCCATCCGGATAGTTCGCTTTGGTGGTGAGATCGTCCACTTGTTGGAAAGAAGCGGAGCTGCCTTCCAGCACACAAGACTTGTCAGCTGCATTGCCAACTCCTTTAACCATTGCCAAACTGCTATCGCGCATTTCCCATGAAAAGCAACCGACCAAGTTATCCTCAAACAAAATCTTGCCATTCTTTTCATTCGTACTTTAGCTTTCGACAGACGCCCGCAATTTTTTGCTGCGGAATGGATGGCGAAGGTTACGCAGGGTCTATCCGCTGTCATTCTATCGGTTGGTGATTCTCCACGACCCAGAAAAACCTGAGCACGGCCATGGAATTGGCGTGAAGGTGTTGCTCCTCGGCATGAAAGCTCCGCCGAACTATGGTGAAAAATTCCCGAAGGATTTCGAGTCGAGCTTTATCAAGGTGGAGGATAAATACAAACCGGCCTTCGTTCCTTTCTTTCTGGAAGGCGTCGTGGGCATGACGGAACTGAATCAGGCCGATGGCATTCACCCGAACGAAAAGGGTAATGATATCCCAAGGTCAAAGAACTTCTTTAACACTCGCATGAAAAATAGGAGGCCTCTATGGCGTTGGTTGAAGTCAGGCAGGTATCGAAGCAATTTCAGCAGGGAGAAACGGTGATTCCCGTGCTGCGTGATCTCAGTTTCGGCGTTGAGGCCGGAGACACCGTGGCCATCGTCGGGCAATCCGGTTGCGGAAAATCCACGAGCGGGAACCTCGATACCGCCACAGGGGGCAAGGTGATGAATCTTCTCTTCGATGCTGTGACGCAACGCGGCATGAGTCTCATCCTCGTCACGCATGATATGCAGCTGGCGTCCCGCTGCAAAAAACGTCAGCCTCTGGTTCAGGGCCAACTGCAAACACTCCGCAGCAAACTACTGAGGCTCTGCCGCATGCGAGTCTCGAAGTGCTATCAGCGATGATGTGCGCGTCCGGGTTGCTGCGCTCGGATCAGCTTCGATGGTGCCGCGAGCGTTTCGATCGAGGGTTTCGAATCCACAAAAATCGAAGGGGAAACTGCGTTAAATTGCTTTCTTCCAAAATCGGAAAGCTCCAAGTTCAGATAAAAATGCCATAGAAATATTCAATTTTCCGTCCGCACCGGTTGATTTCACTGGCGGAATGCCGAAACCTCTACTGGAGGGGTGAGCTTTCATGTCGCATTCAGCCCTAAGGATTATCGAAGATATAGACCAGACGCCGCGCACCGTTATCTGTCTCGTTGAGGACAGCGTAAGCGGACAGCGCTATGCGTTTAAGCGTTTGCGAAATCCTTTGCCCAACCCCTATGAATTGGCCCGCTTGCGCCAGGAGTATTCCACGCTCCAGGACCTCGATTCCGATCGCATCATCAAAGTCAAAGACTGGGAGCGCCTGGGTGAGCACTACGGCATCCTCATGGAGTTTGTCCCGGCCAGCAACCTGCAGCGGTATTTGGCGTCCCAGCCGAAGCTCGATCTGGGTGCGAAGCTCAAAGTTGCCGTTGAGATCGCCAAGGCTCTGCTGGACGTTCATCAAAAATCCATAATCCATCGCGACATCAATCCCCGGAATATCCTGATTCTGCCGGAAAGCCTGACGATCAAACTCATTGATTTTTCGATAGCGACTCAGGTGCAGTTCGATAGTCTGAGCGGGGAATCCAAGGACAAGGGTTTTGAAGGCTCACTCGCTTACATGTCGCCTGAACAAACGGGACGCATGAACCGCCAGGTGGATGCGCGCAGTGATCTTTATTCATTCGGAGTCACTTTTTTTGAATTGCTGACCGGCAGCCTGCCTTTTGCTGCTGACGATCTGCTCGGCTATATCCACGCGCATATCGCGAAAAAGCCTGCGCCAGCCTCGTCTCTAGTGCGTGAGCTTCCGGTGGTCCTGGACCGCGTGCTTCATAAACTTCTGGAAAAGAACGTCGAGGACCGCTATCAGACCGCGAAAGGACTTCTGGCTGATTTGGAAAACTGCCAGCGGCAGTGGACAGAGACGGGAGACATCCAGGATTTCGAGCTGGGATCCCAGGATTGGAACGAGATCTTTACGGTCAGCCCCAAGCTCTATGGACGTGAGCGGGAATGCCAGCAGCTATTGAAAGCCTATGATAAAGCCGCCGATGGAAGCTTTCAGATCGTGGCCGTCGCGGGTCACTCGGGTATTGGCAAGACCTCGCTGATCAAAGCCGTGGATCCCTTGATCGTGGCTCATCGCGGTTTTTTCATCAAAGGCAAGTTCGATCAGTTTCAGCGCAATCTCAGCCTGAGCGCGGTGCTGGCTGCCTTCAAGGATCTTGTAGCCCAAACCCTGCTCAGACCTGAACATGAAGTGATGCGACTCAAGCAAAGACTCGACGGTGTGCTGGGACCACTGAGCACGGTGATCCTGGATTTGGTGCCGGATTTCAGCGTGCTCCTTCATGCGGCTGGACCGATTCCTGCCTTGCCTGCTGCAGATGCCAGCCGCCGGACCTTGCGGGCCCTGATGGACGTGCTCCGCGCCTATGGCCTCGAAAACTGTCCTGTAGCGTTTTTTATGGATGACGTGCAGTGGGCGGATCAGGCCAGTCTGGAATTTATTCGGGAACTCAGTTCGCTACAGAATCTGAAAGAAGTCCTTTTGATTCTGGCCTATCGGGATAATGAAGTGAGCGTGGCCCATCCTCTGAGTTTGATCTTCGATGATGTGGAAAAAAAATGCCCGATTCGTCGCATTACCATAGGGCCTTTGTCCGAAGCGGATACGAGGCTTCTGGTCGGGGATGCCGTCCATCGGCATGATGCAGCCAGCGCGGAGCTGGCCCAGTGGATCCAATCCCAGTCGGAAGGCAACCCCTTCTTTATCACCGAGGTGCTTAAGGATATCGCCCATCGCAACCTGGTCACGTTTGCGAGGGACCGTGGTCACTGGACCTGGAATATCCAGACGATTATCAGCCAGCGATCATCGGACAACGTCGTCCAATTCCTTTTGGATCGGATCAACGATCTTCCCGCGAGCTGTACGGATCTGCTTAAAATCGCCTCGTGTATCGGGCATTCCTTTGATCTTAAATTCCTGGCCGTCCATACGGGATCAACCCCCATTCGTGTTCTTGAACAGCTCATTCCTGCGCTGAATAGGGGGCTCCTGATCTGTGTAACGGGCGATGTCCCCGTCCTTCTGAATAATAAGGACAAGGACCTTCAGCAGATCATAGAACTGCGCTTTCGACATGACCGCATTCAGCAGGCCGTCGATTCCATGCTGAAGGTTGAAGATAAAGCCAGCATTCATCTGCAGCTGGCACGGATGACAAAGTCCTTGCCTCAAACCAGGCGAACGACAATGGAATTGGCTGCTCATTACTTCGAAGCCAGTTCTCTGATCACCGATCCGGCTGAACGCGATAGCATGCTCGTGGCTTTGAGTGACGCCGCTCAGGTGGCAAAGCTTTCGAATGCTTATGATAGCGCCTATCGCCTGCTGAACCTGGCGAGACAACTGATGCCCGAATCCTACTGGACGCGGCAGCACGATCTTGCCTACAGGATCTATAGCAGTTTCTTTGAGGCCACATTCCTGACCTCACGGTTCCAGGAATCCGAACCCTGTGGACTTCTGCTTCTGCAGCACTGCGAGACTTTGCAGGAAAAAATCGAAACCCTCTATAACCTTTGCTTTCAGTATGCCGTTCAAGGACGTGCCGAGGACTCGCTGAGACTGGGCCGCCAGGCCCTGGGTCTTCTTGGGGTCAAGATACCGAAAAAGCCCAAGCTCTATCATACCGCGATCAACCTTATGCGCTTTCGTCGTCTTCTGAAGCAGACGAGTTACGAAAATCTAGTCAATGCACCCGAGATCACCGATCCTCTGAAACGCCTGACCCTGAAAATCATGTTTGAAATGACAGCCGTCGGCGTCAATACCGGCGAGAAGCTCCTGCTCGGCTTTCTGATCAGCCGGTCGGCGGAGATCGCGATTCGCTATGGCAACTGCCCGGAAAGCGCCTACGCCTTCGTTCTTCAGGCCAGTATTCTGCAGATTGCATTCAATGATAATGAAGGGGCGAGGCGCATTGCGCTCACGGGTCTCGCGATCATGGAAAAAATCCCCGGGGTAGCCCTGCGCGGCCGCATTCTCGGTTGCTATGCGAATTTTGTTCACAGCTGGCACCTGCCCTCGTCGGAATATGCCGGACATGTGAAGCGCGCTTTGGAAGCTGCGTTTGAAGACGGTGATCTGCTCTGGATCGCCGCGACCGGGGTTTCCGTCGTGAATGCGACGCGCGGATTGACTTTACAGGAATCGATTCGGGAACAAAGCAAATACCTTCTGATCGTGAGAAATACGAAGCATCGGGAGTTTATCGAGTTCGGCATGGAAGCTTTGGGCTATATGCTCTGTGTGTCTGGCCAGACCGCAACGCCTGTGTCTTTGTCGTTTGAAGGCTTCGATGAACAGAAATTCGAAGAAGAGTGTGAAGCCTCACGCTATTCTTTGAACCTGGCCTTCCACTATATGAATAAAGTGGACGTGCAAATGTCCCAGGAGCAGTGGGTCGAGGCTCGCGCCTACCTTAAGCGCATGGACAGGCACAAGGAATCTCTGAACAGCCTTGTCACGGTTTTTGACTATCATA
Proteins encoded in this region:
- a CDS encoding threonine aldolase family protein, which produces MKSFGSDNHSGVHADVLAAIHEANAGHEPAYGADAVTAKARQLFQNTFGPDAEVFFVFTGTAANTLAIRGLCHPFEAVVATSCAHLNEDECGAPEFVAGNKILSFPPVDGKLALDVIDRLKINPSDPHRVVPKLVTLTQATELGTVYSLSELRAITERAHARGLLVHMDGARLANAAVHLGCELGDVTTAVGVDALSFGGTKNGLLCAEALVFLKEDLSPSFAFMRKQSMQLASKMRYLSCQFIPYLQDQLWKKNATQANAMALYLRDRLTQLPGVEIPYPTQANEVFAILPPAIGKHMQVQARAYAWDGALHRFVCSFDTTRADVDELFKGL
- a CDS encoding Hsp70 family protein yields the protein MTIFGIDLGTTNSLIALYRDGRAELAPNRFGQVLTPSIVSLDDNGALIVGSLAKEISILQPHKAARVFKRGMGSTQRYNVGSASYTAVELSSFVLRSLKEDAEHHFKIPVTRAVISVPAYFNNHQRQATIQAAQLAGITVERLINEPTAAALAYSLHDQEEDAHILVLDLGGGTFDVSIIEKFDDIMEIHASGGDNFLGGEDFTKVMEKILGEKAGHLAQDAAFVRKTPQYAEQLKVALANTDMASLEIVGAADRKRIEVSRQEFEKRAEELIERIKAPILRTLRDSGLKPQDITHVVLVGGSTRLFFMRRLVTSLLGKMPTSHLDPDTVVAIGAASQAALISKNQGIADKVLTDVCPYSLGVEIAQSSGSGQYEAGIFSPIIERNQPIPCSRSELYRPIHPKQKELNLRIFQGESLKVENNILIGELSISLGRKEPEKESIEVRFTYDISGVLEVEATVVSTGARHRIIINNSASHLSDAELNQRFLELAALKIHPRDQAANQHLLTKAERLYEETLGDVRNYLSELIITFKGILNQQNPQEIEKAQQDFAERLAEIEGRL
- a CDS encoding ATP-binding cassette domain-containing protein, with amino-acid sequence MALVEVRQVSKQFQQGETVIPVLRDLSFGVEAGDTVAIVGQSGCGKSTSGNLDTATGGKVMNLLFDAVTQRGMSLILVTHDMQLASRCKKRQPLVQGQLQTLRSKLLRLCRMRVSKCYQR
- a CDS encoding protein kinase domain-containing protein, with translation MSHSALRIIEDIDQTPRTVICLVEDSVSGQRYAFKRLRNPLPNPYELARLRQEYSTLQDLDSDRIIKVKDWERLGEHYGILMEFVPASNLQRYLASQPKLDLGAKLKVAVEIAKALLDVHQKSIIHRDINPRNILILPESLTIKLIDFSIATQVQFDSLSGESKDKGFEGSLAYMSPEQTGRMNRQVDARSDLYSFGVTFFELLTGSLPFAADDLLGYIHAHIAKKPAPASSLVRELPVVLDRVLHKLLEKNVEDRYQTAKGLLADLENCQRQWTETGDIQDFELGSQDWNEIFTVSPKLYGRERECQQLLKAYDKAADGSFQIVAVAGHSGIGKTSLIKAVDPLIVAHRGFFIKGKFDQFQRNLSLSAVLAAFKDLVAQTLLRPEHEVMRLKQRLDGVLGPLSTVILDLVPDFSVLLHAAGPIPALPAADASRRTLRALMDVLRAYGLENCPVAFFMDDVQWADQASLEFIRELSSLQNLKEVLLILAYRDNEVSVAHPLSLIFDDVEKKCPIRRITIGPLSEADTRLLVGDAVHRHDAASAELAQWIQSQSEGNPFFITEVLKDIAHRNLVTFARDRGHWTWNIQTIISQRSSDNVVQFLLDRINDLPASCTDLLKIASCIGHSFDLKFLAVHTGSTPIRVLEQLIPALNRGLLICVTGDVPVLLNNKDKDLQQIIELRFRHDRIQQAVDSMLKVEDKASIHLQLARMTKSLPQTRRTTMELAAHYFEASSLITDPAERDSMLVALSDAAQVAKLSNAYDSAYRLLNLARQLMPESYWTRQHDLAYRIYSSFFEATFLTSRFQESEPCGLLLLQHCETLQEKIETLYNLCFQYAVQGRAEDSLRLGRQALGLLGVKIPKKPKLYHTAINLMRFRRLLKQTSYENLVNAPEITDPLKRLTLKIMFEMTAVGVNTGEKLLLGFLISRSAEIAIRYGNCPESAYAFVLQASILQIAFNDNEGARRIALTGLAIMEKIPGVALRGRILGCYANFVHSWHLPSSEYAGHVKRALEAAFEDGDLLWIAATGVSVVNATRGLTLQESIREQSKYLLIVRNTKHREFIEFGMEALGYMLCVSGQTATPVSLSFEGFDEQKFEEECEASRYSLNLAFHYMNKVDVQMSQEQWVEARAYLKRMDRHKESLNSLVTVFDYHMYHCLLIAQEAQHGSKAQKFVAATRIAKILRFVNAWADYNPENFEFYRLFLTAIQNNVKDQFSEAAQGFEKALASVRKFKMMRQEALVLQVTFKFHQNRGILTIAKVYLQKLLHVLHVWGAKSRIDFLKKSYPELIDDEGSQMPETYTATLAPARGSQNSLHTMAGQSNLDIDSMSLIKASQVLVGEVRLEALLQKIAVTLLENAGADRAALILGPNAEGRYQVKFVQQAGDSQVLILEQDLETCTNLCQSLVRSVARSGKIAIISDGPAASELKDDPYMRKEKPLSLLCVPMRNQGRLGGVIYLENRITRGAFTSDRKQIVEVLATQAAMSIEKAQLYSHMEQKIEERTRDIRSILANIQQGIFTIKGPQLTVDDDYSIYLETLFERKGLARMSMEQLLFSQSNLDADRKALVKNVLLSSLGEDLLAFELNAAHLPFEMTIHAGGSIKQIEMDWHPISGPDNRVAQILVAVRDVTTLRALQAETTRRQMELERIGELLSQPAPHLIRFFAEAYQLLEECLQTLQRPEMDPALGSLSRSLHTLKGLARGNGLKNLSAAVHHVEDELVQQNGVKGLQDLIASIQSLRKVLDEYQEQFKKLVPALKQDGLDTDDYAALVKDLSKLSQLNLGADMQARIRFWQSRLAGSDASPLDQWLKAYQPKLAEIAGALHKKAPALVVVAPPLHLSESGARTLERILTHLFHNAVDHGLESTEERIKIGKTEQGTLTIVAKIEHERFIMRFEDDGRGLDLDGILAKGQRMGLCSAEERNPDRIAQLIFHPGFSTSKSLTEISGRGVGMNAVEAEIKAAGGSVEIQLLGNPEARFRPFVFVIELPQSEMLDPKDAASERKVS